The following proteins are encoded in a genomic region of Oryctolagus cuniculus chromosome 13, mOryCun1.1, whole genome shotgun sequence:
- the LOC108178174 gene encoding uncharacterized protein isoform X1 → MAGPPSPSSIPADDKLRINRDFSLRLSKSERELEAFRQQVYNLATRLEKYNGGIYKPLLHHMLEKKGRLGLLQVVSTVQAAFKIEHLDVCYPSDCMHLGWPALVTHLCAAFGFPFHRFCCPALCLKQRRPWPRAVELESTQLEAEEADPSSGGQLCTSGHRVEAQSLSLTIKGPFWMAAPPAKDRPSPYAQAGDLSRNFILIAGWPWFVGSVQQYQLAVKPAMGDETRGQARDLIRWLDCPAGSSRKPSVCQQNQFLALKQNQMRAAPTIFIGSLLAPRIPPLSGGLLNLNYSFQKNTRWQPLKYVS, encoded by the exons ATGGCAGGACCACCTAGCCCTTCATCTATTCCAGCAGATGACAAACTAAGGATCAACCGAGACTTCAGCCTCAGACTGTCAAAGTCAGAAAGGGAGTTGGAAGCTTTCCGACAACAAGTGTATAACTTGGCTACTCGCTTAGAGAAATACA ATGGTGGAATATACAAAcccctgctacaccacatgctGGAAAAGAAAGGGCGGCTTGGATTGCTGCAAGTTGTGTCAACGGTTCAAGCTGCGTTCAA GATTGAACATTTGGATGTGTGCTACCCATCTGACTGTATGCACCTCGGTTGGCCTGCCTTGGTCACTCATCTTTGTGCTGCCTTCGGCTTCCCTTTCCATCGATTCTGTTGTCCGGCACTTTGTTTAAAACAGCGTCGTCCCTGGCCACGCGCCGTGGAAT TGGAGAGCACACAGCTGGAGGCGGAGGAGGCTGACCCCTCCAGCGGTGGCCAGTTGTGCACATCAGGACACCGGGTCGAAGCCCAGTCTTT GTCACTTACCATCAAAGGGCCTTTCTGGATGGCAGCTCCACCAGCCAAGGACCGCCCTTCTCCTTATGCCCAGGCTGGCGACCTCTCCCGGA aTTTTATCCTGATTGCGGGATGGCCATGGTTTGTTGGGAGTGTCCAGCAGTACCAGCTGGCAGTGAAACCAGCCATGGGAGATGAGACCAGAGGCCAAGCTCGGGATCTGATAAGATGGCTGGACTGCCCCGCAGGATCATCGAGGAAACccagcgtttgccaacagaaccAGTTCCTGGCATTAAAGCAGAACCAGATGAGAGCAGCGCCCACTATTTTCATAGGGTCATTGCTGGCCCCCAGGATTCCCCCTTTGAGTGGGGGACTTTTAAACTTGAACTATTCCTTCCAGAAGAATACTCGATGGCAGCCCCTGAAGTACGTTTCATGA
- the LOC108178174 gene encoding uncharacterized protein isoform X2, with product MVEYTNPCYTTCWKRKGGLDCCKLCQRFKLRSSLAWTPRTSTPFGPGPTQRAVRTAATTSGTPRRPTRVHSPLASPTRSAGAPAASRAAPTAGRRWWNCPTPTPGRRRSRTGRRPQMRTRPLAVESTQLEAEEADPSSGGQLCTSGHRVEAQSLSLTIKGPFWMAAPPAKDRPSPYAQAGDLSRNFILIAGWPWFVGSVQQYQLAVKPAMGDETRGQARDLIRWLDCPAGSSRKPSVCQQNQFLALKQNQMRAAPTIFIGSLLAPRIPPLSGGLLNLNYSFQKNTRWQPLKYVS from the exons ATGGTGGAATATACAAAcccctgctacaccacatgctGGAAAAGAAAGGGCGGCTTGGATTGCTGCAAGTTGTGTCAACGGTTCAAGCTGCGTTCAA GCCTGGCGTGGACGCCCCGTACCAGCACACCGTTTGGGCCTGGCCCGACCCAGAGGGCGGTGCGGACTGCTGCTACTACCTCGGGGACGCCGCGCCGGCCTACGCGGGTGCATAGCCCGCTGGCGAGTCCTACCCGCTCGGCTGGGGCCCCGGCCGCTTCGCGGGCCGCCCCTACCGCCGGGCGCAGGTGGTGGAAT TGCCCGACACCGACACCGGGGAGGAGGCGGAGCAGGACCGGGCGGCGCCCGCAGATGCGCACGAGGCCCCTTGCGG TGGAGAGCACACAGCTGGAGGCGGAGGAGGCTGACCCCTCCAGCGGTGGCCAGTTGTGCACATCAGGACACCGGGTCGAAGCCCAGTCTTT GTCACTTACCATCAAAGGGCCTTTCTGGATGGCAGCTCCACCAGCCAAGGACCGCCCTTCTCCTTATGCCCAGGCTGGCGACCTCTCCCGGA aTTTTATCCTGATTGCGGGATGGCCATGGTTTGTTGGGAGTGTCCAGCAGTACCAGCTGGCAGTGAAACCAGCCATGGGAGATGAGACCAGAGGCCAAGCTCGGGATCTGATAAGATGGCTGGACTGCCCCGCAGGATCATCGAGGAAACccagcgtttgccaacagaaccAGTTCCTGGCATTAAAGCAGAACCAGATGAGAGCAGCGCCCACTATTTTCATAGGGTCATTGCTGGCCCCCAGGATTCCCCCTTTGAGTGGGGGACTTTTAAACTTGAACTATTCCTTCCAGAAGAATACTCGATGGCAGCCCCTGAAGTACGTTTCATGA